Within the Vigna angularis cultivar LongXiaoDou No.4 chromosome 10, ASM1680809v1, whole genome shotgun sequence genome, the region AAATAATACCCTACAAAGATAGCATGGCTGGATCATTTTgttattttcccattttttctTGCCAAACCCTATGTGCGTTTTTAATTCTTATCAGACTAAAATATatgtacttttacttttttttttacaaatacaaaacaaaaataataatgtttcaGGGGATGGAACGAGGTTAAGTTTACTTTTTTTACAAAGGTTTCTAAACTCCAAAATCATATCAAGGTTTTTTTTGTCTACTTTGTGCTGGTTCTCGTCCAGTCAAATCGGGATATTATAGATAGGTAAAAAATACTTTGAcgttaaaataagtaaatatccTATAAGATTAACAATAAATGTGTAATAAATGCCATCAATTATTGAATATCacaaatttatgtttataaattttgagataaatttataaataatgttaacCAGTTATGAtccaaatattaataatttaacttaaGATTAATATAACTATTCTTGATAATTCATATAAAACTGTAAACTAATTGACCATTCAATTATTGCACTCGGATTGTCTtcctatataaataatattcttaAGTTGTATAATAACATGTTGATAAGAAATATATTAGTGCAACGTTGTATTGTTCGTAGATGAActtttcttctatattttttgatattatatatttagtttgatgttatgataaattttaattactattaaGAGAGGTAAAAGATTATTGCTGGGAATGGTCCAcgttatgaaatatttttgtgGCATTGAGTATgatatttatgaagaaaaagtAATGGAGGACAGTCTCTGTCATCTTCTGGTTTGTCACTGTAGCTGCcattaagaatatgaaaatgatgtCTCTGATGGAAGCATGGTGGAGCCTCTCGCAATCTTCCACCATTCTCGACTtgattgagagaaaaaaaataacactaaaCAATTCAAactcattcatttttaaattctaGCAACCATCTAGATCAACATTTTTAGTCGCTTTTCTACAGCAAATTAACATTATATCCTGTCAAATAACTTTTTATGTTAACAAcgacaaattatatatataaacttttctgtaactttaatttattaaaaaaatattgaatgagAAGTTAATACCATCACGCTTGGTATGTCTAActcaaaaaataaagttattatttttaaggaaacaatatctaataatgatattaataatatatagtaataaaaataaactacttcttatacatttttttttgtataatattgttatattacctttatttttataaatagattttcatagtatataacaaatttattatcataaaaaatatagacAAATAAAAGTGATACTAATCGTGTTTTCACTAGTCTTAACTAATACAACTTTggtaaatataactttaaaatagagtttaaaattaatgtgCTGTTTACattgtcatttttttaaatgatattaagTGAGATTTTAGAAgtgtttatttgaaaaataaataattttgttttatttttaatgtgaatATAGGATTAAATAATGTAAGTATGGAAACATTTTAGCTTCATAGTGTTGAACATCTTTATCGGTTAGCGTCTATTTCCGCAAATGCTTTGGTGTTTAGTGCCATATTTTCACTACAAGTCTAAagcaatttaattttatgatgttgAGCGGTAGAAGAGTGTCATTGAGTACAGCTTTTTTGCAAGAAAAATTGTGTTAAGCATTACTTTTTTTGAGAGAAGTCTAACATTAGATACCACCTCTTCTAAGTGTTAGTTTGCAAACGTTTAGGTtgtattattattgattgtttaacttttatttaaatcaaactttaaatatgtttgtgaGTATAAAGATTGTTTGTGAAAATGATAATGTTATCATGAAtgtatttgaaaatgttgttgaaAGAATCTCATGAAAAAATTGTGTAGCGAAAATgttgttgaaaaataaaattaaaaattaaaaaatcacgTATTGacatttaaaatacatttacagacattaactatttaaacattattacaaaaaaaatgtaaattaacaaaaagttgagaaaaataaaactcaattaaacacgaaaaaaaatcataaacaaacccgatcaaaatagaaaaaagaagtatctaagttttttttatggAGAAGAATTTTGTGTAGAAGGCTTTAAGCATGCGCTTCTTAGTGATTACAGTTGTCTAATGGGCGCATTTTGATAGGCTTGGTCTGTACACTTTTATGGGCTTTAGCTACCCTCATCATCTTCCTTCACCACACATTATTACCAATCCAATCTTTAAATGCTTCTCATGCAAACTAAACATAATTCACTTTCATTATCATCATATTCTTCTTCACTTTTCCATTTTATCCAAATAAATAACCAACACCACTCAATACAATTTATACTGTTAAACAAACACCAAACATCATTGTCCGTAAATTGTTGATCAATGGTTTTGATTCTATTCCAATtgtcaagaaaataaaaaagtaaaaacaaagttGGTGCAATCAGAAAAAGTTGCATAACCCAATGAATAAGTGAATCAAGAatgattaaaacaaaattcaatattaaatatgaCCTAGAAAAAGTAGTAATACTCCATTTATTTCATTTCAGTTTCCCATGGTCCTACACGGGCTTACTTCTACGGGCCCAATTAGAGAATACTGCTTACAGAACTACGTGACTACAACAACGACGTCGTTAGGCTGAGCGAATTAAAAACGGATAAAATAGCATGGGAGGATGCGATGCGacccattaattattattatcatcatcatatCTGAGGAGAGAGGGAACAggaaaaacattttcttttcaatttcaatttcaattcgAGTCTTGTAGCCCTTACACTGTAGCtcagaagagaagagaagagaaaaaaaagagaagagaggttGAAAGAAGGAAATCGAAGATGGGTAAGGATCTGAGCGATGAGCAGGTTTCTGCGATGAAGGAGGCTTTCTCTCTATTCGACACAGACGGCGACGGTCGGATCGCGCCTTCGGAGCTCGGGATCCTGATGCGGTCACTCGGAGGGAACCCGACCCAGGCCCAACTAAAGTCCATCGTAGCCGAAGAGAATCTCACCGCCCCATTCGACTTCCCTCGATTCCTTGATCTCATGGCCAAACACATGAAACCCGAACCCTTCGATCGCCAACTCCGTGACGCCTTCAAGGTCCTCGACAAGGATTCCACCGGATTCGTCTCCGTTTCGGAGCTCCGACACATCCTCACCAACATCGGCGAGAAGCTGGAGCCCTCCGAGTTCGACGAGTGGATCAGGGAAGTCGACGTCGGCTCCGATGGCAAGATCCGCTACGAGGATTTCATTGCCAGAATGGTCGCTAAGTAGTAGGAATCTCTTTTAAGtgttattctctcttttctccgtTGTTTCGGTATTACTGCTTTTCTGTTTACTCTGTCGTGTTTGCTTTTGAGTGGACCGTCGATTAACCGTGCTGTGCTTATTTTTATCGTTTGTGGCTAACCGAGGGTTGTTTTAGGAAACGGTGGCTACTCAATTTAATTTGCCCTATTTGGTTTGGGTTTATTTGTATTATGAGATCTGATTTTGAGTTAGTTTATATATGCATGCTGTAATTCAGACCAAGTATTTCTATATCTAATCCTTTCTCCCTTGTTGGATCAAACCTGGTTCCGATTTCGAGCGAAGTGAAATGATGAATTAGACTGAGCGAGCTTTGCTACAAGCTTACCGAATAATGAAATCTCAGTTCGTGTAAAATTCGTACACTATAAATGTCTGCATGCTTGTTGCATTTAtgtctttcttgaattttgcttGGAGTCGACAATTATTTGTGAGTCGTCATCCCACCCCCTTCTGCAGGAATTGGTGGGTTTAAATGGTATAAATGGATATTTAAATTCTCTACTTTTGTAGCGATAAATTCATAGTTACCTCTGAAATGTTGAGCATTCAAGATAATAGCAGTAGTGAACTGTGTGGTATCTAAGGTAATTGTAGTGTTGAATAACTGTCCACTCCATGTCAGGATAAACTCCAATATGATGCTTTTGATCATTGAATGCTGGAGTGGAAAATACCTATTGTTAAAAGTAGATGCTCAAGCCCATCTTTGGAACTTCCTAAACTTTTTGTTGATGACTCTCGTGAACAGA harbors:
- the LOC108335169 gene encoding probable calcium-binding protein CML13, with protein sequence MGKDLSDEQVSAMKEAFSLFDTDGDGRIAPSELGILMRSLGGNPTQAQLKSIVAEENLTAPFDFPRFLDLMAKHMKPEPFDRQLRDAFKVLDKDSTGFVSVSELRHILTNIGEKLEPSEFDEWIREVDVGSDGKIRYEDFIARMVAK